A window from Shimia isoporae encodes these proteins:
- a CDS encoding NAD(P)-dependent oxidoreductase has translation MNKESIGFVGVGLMGHGMAANLLKAGYPVTVIAHRNRAPVDDLVSKGAAEASSLAALAEASTVIHICAPGSPQVEAIVDEIMPHMSPDSVIVDCSTADPTSTMALAEKLAAAGCHMADAPLGGTPVQAEAGELATMVGASTELYDRLTPVISAWATIIVHMGPSGAGHKMKLLNNFLAMGYASLYSEALALSEKVGITTQQFDSVIRGSRMDCGFYQTFMGYAVEGNPEAHKFTLTNALKDMRYLEAMADSVDLPNPVGNTIKNSFAMAVAAGGDGPSDYVPHLVDFVAQRSGVTKA, from the coding sequence ATGAACAAAGAGAGTATCGGATTTGTCGGGGTTGGGTTGATGGGGCACGGAATGGCGGCCAATCTTCTCAAAGCAGGCTACCCCGTCACAGTGATCGCCCATCGCAATCGTGCGCCTGTCGATGACCTGGTCTCTAAAGGCGCAGCAGAAGCTTCCTCTCTCGCCGCATTGGCAGAGGCCAGCACGGTCATACACATCTGCGCGCCCGGTTCGCCGCAAGTGGAGGCGATCGTCGACGAAATAATGCCGCATATGTCTCCCGACAGCGTCATCGTGGATTGTTCCACGGCCGACCCTACGTCGACCATGGCGCTTGCCGAAAAACTTGCGGCCGCGGGTTGCCACATGGCCGATGCACCACTGGGCGGAACGCCGGTGCAAGCTGAAGCCGGAGAATTGGCGACAATGGTTGGCGCGTCCACAGAACTCTACGACCGCCTGACGCCCGTGATCTCTGCTTGGGCGACAATAATCGTGCACATGGGACCTTCCGGCGCAGGTCACAAAATGAAGCTACTGAACAATTTTCTCGCCATGGGATATGCGTCGCTATACTCCGAAGCACTCGCGCTATCAGAGAAAGTCGGCATTACAACGCAGCAATTTGATTCCGTCATTCGTGGCAGCCGCATGGATTGCGGGTTCTACCAAACATTTATGGGTTACGCCGTCGAGGGCAATCCCGAGGCCCACAAGTTCACCCTGACAAACGCCCTCAAGGATATGCGCTATCTGGAGGCCATGGCGGACAGTGTCGACTTACCCAACCCGGTGGGAAACACGATCAAGAACAGCTTTGCCATGGCAGTGGCTGCAGGCGGTGATGGTCCCAGCGACTACGTCCCGCACCTGGTAGATTTCGTCGCCCAACGAAGCGGTGTGACAAAAGCCTAG
- a CDS encoding N-acetylmuramoyl-L-alanine amidase has product MSQGPHITDHPSPNFGQRRNGLKPELIVLHYTAMDSAKAALARLCDPAPEVSAHYLICEKGHIYRLVDESMRAWHAGAGSWQGKSDVNSRSIGIELDNRGSHPFSEPQMAALEQLLPMIMRRWNIPAEGVIGHSDMAPGRKFDPGTRFDWRRLALQGLALWPDQAAALGDWADAAAKIGYDTDNPEAIAAFRARFRPWANGEPDAEDARIALRLTDRPSA; this is encoded by the coding sequence TTGTCCCAAGGGCCGCACATCACCGACCACCCTTCACCGAATTTCGGCCAGCGTCGCAATGGGCTGAAGCCGGAACTGATTGTTCTGCACTATACCGCGATGGACTCCGCCAAAGCCGCTCTGGCGCGATTATGTGATCCCGCGCCGGAAGTCTCAGCGCATTACTTGATATGTGAAAAAGGTCATATTTACAGACTGGTAGACGAAAGTATGCGGGCGTGGCACGCTGGTGCGGGGTCCTGGCAAGGTAAGTCTGACGTTAACTCCCGCTCCATCGGAATCGAACTGGACAACCGTGGCTCTCATCCGTTTTCCGAACCCCAGATGGCGGCGTTGGAACAGCTCTTGCCGATGATCATGCGCCGGTGGAACATACCGGCCGAGGGTGTCATAGGTCACTCGGACATGGCGCCGGGACGAAAGTTTGACCCCGGAACACGCTTCGACTGGCGACGATTGGCATTGCAAGGTCTGGCGCTCTGGCCAGACCAGGCGGCAGCCTTGGGTGACTGGGCCGACGCGGCCGCGAAAATCGGTTATGACACAGACAATCCCGAAGCGATCGCTGCATTTCGTGCCCGCTTTAGACCATGGGCCAACGGCGAGCCCGACGCGGAAGATGCAAGGATTGCACTTCGCCTGACAGATCGCCCCTCCGCTTGA
- the gatA gene encoding Asp-tRNA(Asn)/Glu-tRNA(Gln) amidotransferase subunit GatA, whose translation MTDLTKLTLAGARDTLRAGDVTSVELTEAFLSAIDKADALNAFVHKTPELALERAKAADARIQQGDAPDMCGLPIGIKDLFCTKGVPSQAASRILEGFTPEYESTVSQKLEDAGAVMLGKLNMDEFAMGSSNETSVYGNAVNPWRRGNDNAELTPGGSSGGSAAAVAADLCLAATGTDTGGSIRQPAAFTGITGIKPTYGRCSRWGIVAFASSLDQAGPMTKDVRDAAIMLEAMCGHDAKDSTSADLAVPNFEAMLTGDIRGKKIGIPKEYRMEGMPQEIEKLWSEGTEMLKAAGAEIVDISLPHTKYALPAYYVIAPAEASSNLARYDGVRYGHRATLGAGDGITEMYEKTRAEGFGHEVQRRVMVGTYVLSAGFYDAYYNRARRVRTLIKQDFENVFAQGIDAILTPATPSAAFGLGEMTDADPIQMYLNDVFTVTVNLAGLPGVSVPTGLDSQGLPLGLQLIGRPWEEGDLLNTAYALEQAAGFVAKPAQWW comes from the coding sequence ATGACTGATCTGACAAAACTCACCCTTGCAGGCGCCCGTGACACACTGCGTGCAGGTGATGTGACTTCCGTAGAACTGACCGAAGCGTTCCTGTCGGCCATCGACAAGGCCGATGCGCTGAACGCGTTTGTTCACAAGACGCCGGAGCTGGCTCTGGAGCGGGCCAAGGCAGCGGACGCCCGCATCCAGCAGGGCGACGCACCGGATATGTGCGGCCTTCCGATCGGCATCAAGGATCTCTTCTGCACCAAAGGTGTGCCGTCACAAGCTGCCAGCCGCATCCTCGAAGGCTTCACTCCCGAATATGAATCCACCGTTTCCCAGAAGCTGGAAGACGCGGGAGCGGTGATGCTGGGCAAGCTCAACATGGACGAATTCGCTATGGGCTCGTCCAACGAAACCTCTGTCTACGGCAACGCTGTGAACCCTTGGCGTCGAGGCAACGACAACGCGGAGCTGACTCCCGGCGGGTCGTCCGGTGGCTCGGCTGCCGCCGTGGCCGCTGATCTTTGTTTGGCGGCGACCGGCACCGACACAGGTGGCTCGATCCGCCAACCGGCAGCCTTTACCGGTATCACCGGCATCAAGCCAACTTATGGCCGATGCTCTCGCTGGGGTATCGTCGCCTTTGCGTCGTCGTTGGATCAGGCTGGTCCGATGACCAAAGACGTGCGCGATGCCGCCATCATGCTTGAGGCAATGTGTGGTCACGACGCAAAGGACAGCACGTCTGCGGATCTGGCTGTACCAAATTTTGAAGCCATGCTGACCGGCGACATCCGCGGCAAAAAAATCGGTATCCCCAAGGAATACCGCATGGAAGGCATGCCCCAAGAGATCGAGAAACTTTGGTCCGAAGGCACGGAAATGCTAAAAGCAGCTGGTGCCGAGATCGTCGACATCTCGCTGCCGCACACCAAATACGCCTTGCCAGCCTACTATGTCATCGCGCCCGCCGAGGCATCATCCAACCTCGCGCGCTACGACGGCGTTCGCTATGGTCATCGCGCCACCCTTGGCGCAGGCGATGGCATCACCGAGATGTACGAGAAAACCCGCGCCGAAGGATTTGGCCACGAGGTCCAGCGCCGCGTGATGGTCGGCACCTATGTGCTTTCGGCTGGTTTCTACGACGCCTACTACAACCGCGCGCGCCGTGTTCGCACCCTGATCAAGCAAGACTTCGAGAACGTCTTTGCGCAGGGCATCGACGCGATCCTGACACCAGCGACACCGTCTGCGGCCTTTGGCCTCGGCGAAATGACTGACGCTGACCCGATCCAGATGTACTTGAACGACGTGTTCACCGTCACGGTAAACCTCGCCGGTTTGCCGGGTGTTTCGGTGCCCACTGGATTGGACAGCCAGGGATTGCCACTGGGTCTGCAACTGATTGGCCGTCCTTGGGAAGAAGGCGATCTGCTGAACACCGCTTATGCGCTGGAACAGGCGGCGGGATTTGTAGCCAAACCGGCTCAATGGTGGTAA
- the gatC gene encoding Asp-tRNA(Asn)/Glu-tRNA(Gln) amidotransferase subunit GatC, translating into MSIDESTAAKVAKLARIKVEEDALPALAQEFNAVLGFIEQLNEVDVDGVEPMVSVTPMRLKRREDVVNDGDQQEKVLSNAPDAREGFFTVPKVVD; encoded by the coding sequence ATGTCGATTGACGAAAGCACCGCCGCCAAAGTGGCCAAACTGGCCCGCATCAAGGTAGAAGAAGACGCCCTGCCCGCTTTGGCGCAGGAGTTCAACGCCGTGCTGGGCTTTATCGAACAGCTCAATGAGGTGGATGTGGACGGCGTCGAGCCCATGGTTTCCGTGACCCCGATGCGCTTGAAGCGTCGTGAAGACGTGGTCAACGATGGTGACCAACAGGAAAAAGTCCTGTCGAATGCGCCGGATGCCCGTGAAGGCTTCTTCACCGTTCCCAAAGTGGTCGACTGA
- a CDS encoding glutathione S-transferase N-terminal domain-containing protein: MTASIDLYYWPTPNGWKVSIALEEMDLDYTTYLINIGKGDQFAPDFLKIAPNNRMPAIIDPDGPDGQSVSVFESGAILLYLARKTGLFMGTTDRDRIAVEEWLMWQMGGVGPMAGQTHHFLKYAPQDIAYAKKRYRDETARLYGVLDRRLSETEFVAGDFYSIADMSIWGWASLWEGQQQTLEDKPNLARWLKQLWDRPALRRGRALHADLRGDRSDTWVQADLFPAK, encoded by the coding sequence ATGACCGCCTCGATTGATCTTTACTACTGGCCAACGCCCAACGGCTGGAAAGTCTCCATCGCCCTGGAGGAGATGGACCTCGATTACACCACGTATTTGATCAACATCGGCAAAGGCGACCAGTTTGCGCCGGATTTCCTGAAGATCGCCCCCAACAACCGCATGCCCGCGATTATCGATCCTGACGGACCGGACGGTCAATCTGTGTCCGTCTTCGAAAGCGGCGCAATCCTACTCTACCTCGCCCGAAAAACCGGTTTGTTCATGGGCACAACCGACCGCGACCGCATCGCAGTTGAAGAATGGCTCATGTGGCAGATGGGGGGCGTCGGACCAATGGCCGGGCAAACCCACCATTTCTTGAAATACGCGCCCCAAGATATCGCCTATGCAAAAAAGCGATACCGTGATGAAACCGCGCGCCTCTACGGCGTGCTGGACCGACGGCTCTCAGAAACCGAATTTGTTGCCGGTGACTTCTACTCCATCGCAGACATGTCGATCTGGGGCTGGGCGTCGCTTTGGGAAGGTCAACAACAGACGTTGGAAGACAAACCAAACCTCGCTCGTTGGCTCAAACAACTGTGGGATCGCCCAGCCCTGCGTCGCGGTCGGGCTTTGCATGCTGACTTGCGAGGTGACCGGTCCGATACCTGGGTTCAGGCCGATCTTTTTCCCGCCAAATAG
- the metZ gene encoding O-succinylhomoserine sulfhydrylase: MSDWNTRTKLVHGGTRRSQYNEVSEAIFLTQGFVYDSAEQAEARFIETGPDEFIYARYGNPTVAMFEERIAALEGAEDAFATASGMAAVNGALTSMLKAGDHVVSAKALFGSCLYILEEILTRFGVEVTFVDGTDLDEWRAAVRDDTKAVFFESMSNPTLEVIDVAEVAKIAHAVGAKVIVDNVFSTPVFSRAIEQGADAVVYSATKHIDGQGRCLGGVILGTQEFIRKTVEPYMKHTGGSMSPFNAWVLLKGLETIDLRVRAQAASALAIAEALEGDDALERVIYPGLKRHAQNALVQTQLGGKGGTVLSLDLKGGQKAAFKFLNALQIAVISNNLGDAKSIATHPATTTHQRLPDDQKVELGITQGLVRFSVGLEDTDDLIADIRQAVAASQA, from the coding sequence ATGAGCGATTGGAACACACGCACAAAGCTGGTGCACGGCGGTACACGGCGCAGTCAATATAATGAGGTGAGCGAGGCGATCTTCCTCACCCAGGGATTTGTCTATGACAGCGCGGAACAGGCGGAAGCCCGGTTTATCGAGACCGGACCGGACGAGTTTATTTACGCGCGCTACGGTAACCCGACTGTGGCCATGTTCGAGGAGCGAATTGCTGCCCTGGAAGGTGCGGAGGATGCCTTTGCCACGGCGAGTGGCATGGCGGCTGTTAACGGTGCACTGACTTCGATGCTTAAAGCTGGCGACCATGTTGTGAGCGCAAAGGCGTTGTTTGGTTCGTGTCTCTACATCCTCGAAGAAATCCTGACACGGTTTGGCGTAGAGGTGACGTTTGTCGACGGGACCGACCTTGATGAATGGCGCGCGGCCGTGCGCGATGACACCAAGGCCGTGTTCTTTGAGAGCATGTCTAACCCGACGCTTGAGGTCATCGATGTGGCCGAGGTGGCCAAGATCGCCCATGCGGTTGGTGCGAAGGTCATTGTCGACAATGTGTTTTCTACTCCCGTATTTTCCCGCGCCATAGAGCAGGGCGCAGACGCTGTGGTCTATTCTGCGACCAAGCACATTGATGGTCAGGGCCGTTGTCTTGGCGGGGTGATCCTAGGCACGCAGGAGTTCATCCGCAAAACTGTTGAGCCTTACATGAAACACACAGGCGGCAGCATGAGCCCGTTCAATGCCTGGGTTCTTTTGAAAGGCCTTGAAACCATTGACCTGCGGGTGCGGGCACAGGCAGCGTCAGCGCTGGCCATTGCTGAAGCGCTCGAGGGAGATGACGCGCTTGAGCGTGTAATTTATCCAGGCTTGAAACGGCATGCGCAGAATGCGCTGGTCCAAACCCAATTGGGCGGCAAGGGCGGCACTGTGCTTTCGCTAGACCTCAAAGGCGGTCAGAAGGCGGCGTTCAAATTCTTGAACGCGCTTCAAATCGCGGTGATCTCCAACAACCTTGGAGACGCCAAATCGATTGCGACGCATCCGGCGACAACCACTCACCAACGTTTGCCAGACGACCAAAAAGTTGAACTTGGGATTACCCAAGGTCTGGTGCGTTTTTCGGTTGGCCTTGAGGACACTGATGACCTGATTGCGGACATTCGCCAAGCTGTGGCGGCGTCTCAAGCCTAA
- the folE2 gene encoding GTP cyclohydrolase FolE2, whose translation MNMQTPKANDEITREEAETALEKLRAWAQSASVTEIAELDPSVARLLPDQPKANYPDLARNYDADFEVTPEYRKSLPDLQNGPSSLIKGEKQQIQHVGISNFRLPIRFHTRDNGDITLQTSVTGTVSLEADKKGINMSRIMRSFYKHAEKTFSFEVMEAALADYITDLETFDARLQMRFSYPMKINSLRSGLEGYQYYDFALEKVQQDGELHKVMHLDYVYSSTCPCSLELSEHARSERGQLATPHSQRSVARISVKVTDGMLWFEDLIDLARAAVPTETQVMVKREDEQAFAELNAANPIFVEDAARLFCEQLKADPRIGDFRVIASHQESLHSHDAVSVLTDGPFFEAQSLDPKLFSSLFHVG comes from the coding sequence ATGAATATGCAGACTCCGAAAGCAAATGACGAGATCACCCGCGAAGAAGCGGAGACCGCTCTTGAGAAGCTGCGGGCGTGGGCGCAAAGCGCCTCGGTGACCGAAATTGCCGAGCTTGATCCTTCTGTGGCGCGGCTGCTGCCGGATCAACCAAAAGCGAATTATCCTGACCTGGCACGGAATTACGACGCCGACTTCGAAGTAACTCCGGAGTATCGCAAATCGCTGCCGGACCTTCAAAATGGACCGTCGAGTTTGATCAAAGGCGAGAAGCAGCAAATCCAGCATGTGGGCATTTCAAATTTTCGTTTGCCGATCCGCTTTCACACCCGCGACAACGGAGACATCACTCTTCAAACGAGTGTTACCGGCACGGTCAGTCTTGAGGCTGACAAGAAGGGAATCAACATGTCCCGGATCATGCGGTCGTTTTACAAGCATGCCGAGAAGACCTTCAGTTTTGAAGTGATGGAGGCTGCGTTGGCCGATTACATCACCGATCTGGAAACTTTTGATGCCCGTCTTCAGATGCGCTTCAGCTATCCGATGAAGATCAATTCGTTGCGCTCGGGGCTTGAAGGTTACCAATACTATGATTTCGCGCTGGAGAAGGTTCAGCAGGACGGCGAGCTACATAAGGTAATGCATCTGGATTACGTGTACTCGTCCACGTGTCCCTGTTCTTTGGAACTCTCAGAACACGCTCGCTCGGAGCGCGGCCAACTCGCAACGCCACATTCGCAACGCTCGGTGGCACGGATATCGGTCAAGGTGACCGATGGGATGTTGTGGTTCGAGGACCTGATTGATCTGGCGCGGGCTGCTGTGCCGACGGAGACGCAGGTCATGGTCAAGCGTGAGGACGAGCAGGCGTTTGCAGAACTCAATGCGGCGAACCCGATTTTTGTGGAAGATGCCGCACGCCTGTTTTGTGAGCAACTAAAGGCAGACCCGCGTATCGGGGATTTCCGAGTAATCGCGAGCCATCAGGAAAGCCTTCACAGTCATGATGCGGTAAGCGTTCTGACAGATGGGCCGTTCTTTGAGGCGCAAAGCCTTGATCCCAAGCTGTTTTCGTCTCTTTTCCACGTTGGATAA
- a CDS encoding TrkH family potassium uptake protein → MLDLRPVGYLIGLLVASLGLTMLLPMAIDLYDGDAHWSAFFFSGLISFLVGGLVALSCHNARASRLTLQQTFLLTTGVWLALPLFGALPFFLGATDARVVDAFFEAMSGLTTTGSTVFSGLEDLPRGIQLWRGLLQWLGGIGIIVVAMVFLPELRVGGMQIFRSEGFDTFGKILPRATEISSRISVIYIALTLICALAYRITGMGKFDSLVHAMTTIATGGFANYDASFGAFGAGTEYVAVIFMFLAALPFVRFVQLTAGSAKPLFRDSQIRTFFSIAAIIVLMLVLWQVMVMGVRSEEGVRKALFNSVSILTGTGYASADYMLWGGFPVAVLFFAGLIGGCAGSTACSIKVFRYQLLFASIKVQIRKIQHPSGVFTATYQGRKIEDDVLSSVMSFFVFFMVSLGVLSVLLGLTGLDFTTALSGASAALANIGPGLGDTIGPAGNFASLNDTAKWLLAAGMLIGRLELLAVYVIFTVQFWRA, encoded by the coding sequence ATGCTGGACCTGAGACCCGTTGGATATCTGATCGGCCTGTTGGTCGCGAGCCTTGGGCTGACCATGCTCTTGCCGATGGCGATCGACCTCTACGACGGGGACGCGCATTGGAGCGCTTTTTTCTTTTCCGGTCTGATCTCGTTTTTGGTCGGCGGGCTTGTTGCCCTGTCTTGTCACAATGCCCGAGCGTCACGCCTGACGTTGCAACAGACCTTTTTGCTCACCACGGGTGTTTGGCTCGCGTTGCCACTTTTCGGCGCACTTCCCTTCTTTTTGGGTGCAACGGATGCACGTGTCGTGGATGCGTTTTTTGAGGCGATGTCAGGCCTGACGACCACGGGTTCAACCGTGTTTTCCGGACTGGAAGACTTGCCGCGCGGGATCCAGCTTTGGCGGGGGCTGCTGCAATGGCTGGGCGGCATCGGCATTATTGTTGTGGCTATGGTATTCTTGCCTGAACTGCGGGTTGGCGGTATGCAAATCTTCCGCAGTGAAGGCTTTGATACCTTTGGAAAAATCCTGCCACGAGCGACAGAGATATCGAGCCGGATTTCGGTAATATATATCGCGCTGACCCTGATATGCGCCCTCGCGTATCGCATTACGGGCATGGGCAAGTTTGACAGCCTTGTGCATGCGATGACGACCATCGCGACCGGCGGATTTGCCAATTATGATGCGTCCTTCGGAGCGTTTGGTGCGGGCACTGAATATGTAGCGGTAATATTTATGTTCCTCGCGGCTTTGCCGTTCGTGCGCTTCGTCCAGCTGACTGCCGGCAGCGCAAAACCGTTGTTCCGAGACAGCCAGATCCGGACATTTTTCTCGATCGCGGCGATCATCGTTTTGATGTTGGTGCTGTGGCAGGTGATGGTGATGGGCGTGCGGTCCGAAGAGGGGGTGCGAAAGGCGCTTTTCAACTCGGTTTCAATTCTCACGGGAACGGGCTACGCCAGTGCGGACTATATGCTTTGGGGTGGGTTTCCAGTTGCGGTTCTGTTTTTCGCTGGCCTGATTGGCGGTTGTGCGGGATCGACGGCCTGTTCGATCAAGGTCTTCCGCTACCAGCTTCTCTTTGCGTCTATCAAAGTGCAGATACGCAAGATTCAGCATCCGAGTGGTGTCTTCACCGCGACCTATCAGGGGCGCAAAATCGAAGATGATGTGCTGAGTTCGGTTATGAGTTTCTTCGTGTTCTTCATGGTGTCACTTGGCGTGCTTTCGGTGCTTTTGGGCCTTACAGGGCTGGACTTTACGACCGCACTGTCAGGCGCCTCAGCTGCGTTGGCAAACATCGGACCGGGTCTTGGCGATACAATCGGTCCCGCAGGCAATTTCGCCTCGCTCAATGACACAGCCAAATGGCTTCTGGCAGCCGGCATGCTGATTGGGCGGTTGGAGCTCTTGGCTGTCTACGTAATATTCACTGTTCAATTCTGGAGGGCCTGA
- a CDS encoding 5-guanidino-2-oxopentanoate decarboxylase translates to MGQNGETMRPLGAQISHMLKSRGVDVIFGIPGVHNVEMYRGIEEAGITHVLARHEQGAGFMADGYARASGKPGVAYVITGPGLCNIMTPLGQAYSDSVSVLTISSCLDEHVGHRGQLHQMKDQRAAAATVCDWSEEARSPRAAYDLIDRAFVEFETKRPRPKHIQVPIGLLGAMAPEAPSAKPGALEEHSGHSAGDMRGIALDLLNAKKPLFILGGGLAASGDAAALHMREFLKECGAAAFMTYAGSGLLAPDEPMSFGTYLGRSESKRIIGESDLVIAVGTELSECDLWRDELGHTGRLVRVDIDPEVLADRHRADTTVLADAFSFVMKMRSAFSHHLSVQGREPDDAVVPKWDASEIAGAKTRFRAESDAERPGIAAICDALRDVMPDDAMVYSDMTQFAYVAKEVWDLTHPHNWHHPTGFGTLGYALPASIGGAMARRGKPTVCIAGDYGFQYTVQELGAAVEMKLPIPILLWDNHKLKEIEDSMVESQIAPNAVVALNPDFCKLAESYGCLATEPATLEELQAALMQAFNADRPTMIRMTAALS, encoded by the coding sequence ATGGGGCAAAATGGTGAAACGATGCGTCCCTTGGGGGCGCAAATCTCGCATATGTTGAAGTCGCGCGGGGTGGACGTAATTTTTGGCATTCCGGGTGTTCACAATGTCGAGATGTATCGCGGGATTGAAGAAGCTGGGATCACCCATGTCCTAGCGCGACACGAACAAGGCGCAGGTTTTATGGCGGACGGCTACGCGCGGGCGAGCGGCAAGCCGGGGGTAGCCTATGTGATCACGGGGCCGGGACTGTGCAATATCATGACCCCGCTCGGGCAGGCCTATTCGGACAGTGTGTCGGTGCTGACTATTTCTAGCTGTTTGGACGAGCACGTGGGCCATCGCGGGCAACTCCATCAAATGAAAGATCAAAGGGCTGCTGCGGCCACAGTTTGTGATTGGTCTGAAGAAGCGCGGTCACCCCGGGCGGCGTATGACCTGATCGACCGTGCGTTTGTCGAGTTCGAAACAAAGCGACCAAGGCCAAAGCACATTCAGGTTCCGATTGGGCTTTTGGGTGCCATGGCACCGGAAGCGCCAAGTGCCAAGCCCGGCGCTTTGGAAGAGCATTCGGGGCATTCAGCGGGAGATATGCGTGGTATTGCACTTGACCTGCTCAACGCAAAGAAGCCGCTTTTTATTCTTGGCGGTGGCCTCGCCGCGTCGGGGGATGCCGCGGCCCTGCATATGCGCGAGTTTCTCAAGGAATGCGGAGCGGCGGCATTCATGACTTATGCAGGATCAGGTCTGCTGGCGCCAGACGAACCAATGAGTTTTGGCACCTATTTGGGACGCAGCGAAAGCAAGCGGATCATTGGCGAGAGTGACCTCGTAATCGCAGTGGGAACAGAGTTGAGCGAGTGCGATCTGTGGCGCGATGAATTGGGCCACACCGGACGGCTTGTGCGAGTGGACATTGATCCTGAAGTTCTGGCGGATCGACATCGCGCCGACACAACCGTTTTGGCGGATGCCTTCTCATTTGTGATGAAAATGCGGTCGGCCTTTTCTCATCATCTGTCGGTTCAGGGCAGAGAGCCTGACGACGCGGTGGTACCGAAATGGGATGCAAGCGAGATCGCTGGAGCCAAGACACGGTTCCGCGCCGAAAGCGATGCGGAGCGCCCCGGGATTGCTGCAATCTGCGATGCATTGCGTGACGTGATGCCAGACGATGCCATGGTCTATTCGGACATGACCCAATTTGCCTATGTGGCCAAAGAAGTCTGGGATCTCACGCATCCACACAATTGGCACCATCCAACCGGCTTTGGCACGTTGGGTTACGCCTTGCCTGCCTCGATTGGCGGCGCGATGGCCCGTCGTGGAAAGCCGACTGTCTGTATCGCTGGGGACTACGGGTTCCAATACACGGTTCAGGAGCTTGGTGCCGCTGTGGAAATGAAGTTACCAATTCCGATTTTGCTGTGGGACAACCATAAGCTCAAGGAGATCGAGGATAGCATGGTGGAAAGCCAGATCGCGCCCAATGCGGTCGTGGCACTTAATCCGGATTTCTGCAAGCTGGCGGAAAGCTACGGGTGTCTGGCGACGGAACCGGCGACACTGGAAGAGTTGCAGGCGGCTTTGATGCAGGCGTTCAATGCGGATCGCCCCACCATGATCCGGATGACCGCGGCTTTGTCGTAG